The DNA region CAGGGGGAAGTAGTGTGGTCAGCCACTGGCAGCAGGCGGCGGCGGCATACCAGGAGATTCCCGGCACGCCGGGCTTAGGGTAGGGGGGGTAGATCGGTTCTTCCAGGTAGCCTTCGGAGACTAAGCCTTCACTTATCAGGGTTTTGCGGTTTTCCCGTCCCCACCTGGGGGATGCCCGGAGAAAGTGTTCCCAAGTTTCGCTGTCAATTTCGGTGGTGGCGATATAGAAACTCCCCTGGGTAAGTTCCCGGGGAAAGGCGGTCCCCTGAATAAAGCTTCCCCCGGGGATTTCCCTGAAAGAGAGGGAGTCCAGGCGGAGGCTTGCCCCCAGGGGCCGGACAGGGGAAACCGGGGATTTGCCGGAAAGGGCTGCCGCAAAGGAGACCGCCTCCCGGTACCAGCCGGATCCTTCCACGCTACGGGCGCTTTCCGGGGACAGGGTTTCGGTAAGCCAGGGGGCGGCGCCTTCAAGTTCAGAAAGATAGCTCAGGATACCCGAGGCGGTTTCTGTAAAGGTAAGGGGGGAAGGGGAAAGCCCTCCATTGCCGCTGAGGAACAGGGCCCGCAGCAGATCCCTCTGGGCCGCCTTGGTGGAGGCGTACCGGGCCGCTTCTTTGAGGATTTCGTCCATCCCTTCCCGGAGCAGGGGATCCGCCGCAGCGGGTCCTGAACGGTAGGCCCCTTCGGAAAGATCCCGGGGTATCTGATAGGCGGCGGTGGGTTCCCCGGTAAAGGACCATGCGGCATATTCCGAGGCTCCAATAAAAAGGGCTTCCAGGGGTAGAGTCGGCGCCAGGGTTTCTGCAATGGCGATACGATGGGGGAAAAGCCGGGAGCCGAGGATACGACCCGGCGCGTCAATGTCCAGTTTCCGGGAAACAAATCCCGGGAGGGTCAGCTCCACGGACCGGCTGCCCTGGCTAACAAAAACTTCGCAGGGGGTGGCCCCCAGGGTGATCCCGTCAATACGCACCGCCGCACCCCTGGGCTCGGAATCCAAAACCAGGAGGCTGCCCGGATTGGTAAGCCCGGGGAAGAGGAAGATGAAGAAAAGCAGCGCCAGGAGTATCAGTGTGAAAAGACCGGCCAGATAAACCCCAGGCCGTATACCCAGGATAGGCTCCAGATGGACCTGATCCTCCGGTACTTCCAAGGTTCCGGCTAAAGTCGGCGCTTCCCGCGAAAGAAGTTCCGTGGGGGTCTTTTTTCCGAACATATCAGATGATTATAGGGGCCCCTTCATACCTTGTCAACGATGGCGCTTCATGGTATTTTGCCTTATATATGGCTGACAACAGGGATTTTTTTGATCAACTCCAGGTATTCACCGAAGGCTGTTTAAGCCGCAGGCAGCGTAAGCGGCGGATCAGGAAGGAGAAATCCCGGGCAAAGAACCCCGTGCTGGACTGGATAGAGGCCTTTCTCTGGGCGGCGGGGGTGGTACTCCTGATCAACCAATACCTTTTCCAAGCATACCAGATCCCCTCGGGTTCCATGATCGATACCCTTTTAATTAAGGACCGGATCTTTGTCAATAAAATAATCTACGGCCCGGAATTGCTTCCCGGGGTGTTCAAGCTGCCCAGCCCCATAAAACCCAAACGGAACGATGTGATTATCTTTGAAAACCCTTCCTATATATCACGGGGCCCCGCCTTTGATATTGCCCAGCGCATTATCTATATGCTTACCCTCTCCATGGTGGACATCGACAAGGATGAATCCGGGGATCCGAAGGTTCACTTCCTTATTAAACGGGCGGTAGGCATGGGGGGGGACCGGTTCATCACTGAAAACGGGGAACTGAATATCCGTTTTGCAGGGGAAGACCGGTGGATGCCCGAGCGGGAGTATAATGCGGGCCGGGGATTGAAGCATAAGCTGAGTCGGCTCATGGATGAAGACGCCTATCCGGCCCTAAAAGCCGCCGGGAGAGCCGCCGCCCTTATGGATCTGGGGCTGCCCGTTTCCGGAGAGCTTTCCGAGGCAGCGGCGGGGGTGAATAAGCTGCGCTACCCCGATTATCTGGCCCATGAGCGGGCCCGGCTGGAATTGATTCGGGGGGCCTATCCCCAGGAGAACCGCTACCGTACCCTCTTGGCTCGGCATACTCAGGGCTGGTATGTGCCTCCCGGTCGCATACTTCCCCTAGGGGATAACCGGGATAATTCCCGGGACGGTCGTTACTTTGGCCCGGTGCGGGAATCAAAAATTCTGGGAAAGGGTTCCCTTATTTATTGGCCCTTCCGGCGTATCGGACCCATACGCTAATGTTTATGAGGAACCTGATATATGTTTAACAAATGGCGAAAATATTCCTACGCCGCCCAGAAGGATCAGCGGCATCAGATACGCTGGGTTCTGGTTTGGCTCCTGGCTTTTTTCGTTTTGTACTCCATGCTTACGGGCTTTTTTTTCTCCATGCGGGTTCTGGAAAATGAAACCATGCAGCCCGGCCTTCGTAGCGGGGACAGGTTTGTGCTTTCATCTTACAGGATCTATGCGTTTCTGGCCGAAAGGGACTGGATTGGCGGGGAGCTTCCTTTTAAGCGGGGCAATGTGGTTCTGGTGGATATGTCCCTGAGGGATGATCCGGGTATAGCCCGGAAAACCCTGGATGTATTGATCCGGTTTTTTACCCTTCAACGCCTGAGCCTCTTCAATCAAAAAGAACATTACTATATCAAGCGGGTCATAGGACTACCGGGGGATGAGATTTCCATGACCAATTTTGTGATCCGGGTAAGGCCCGCCGGGGGAAATTACGCCCTTACAGAATTTGAGTTATCCGACCGGCCCTATGTTCCCAATATACCCCAGGTTCCGGCCCTCTGGGATGAGTCGATTCCCTTTTCAGGCAACATGGATACCCGTATCCTTACCGAAGATGAGTGCTTTGTCCTTTCCGATGATCGCAGTAATACTAACGATTCCCGCACCTGGGGTCCCGTCCCGGTTGATCTGGTGGCGGGTAAGCTGCTCTTCCGCTACTGGCCTCTGACAAAACTGGGAAGGCCCTAGGAAAAAATGGGGGATCAGGAAGCGTCTCTGTACGTTCATGTTCCCTTCTGCGCCTCCTTCTGCGATTACTGTGATTTTTATTCTATCCTGACCAGCCCCGATGATGAACGGCTAAACCTGTATGTTGATGTGGTGCTGGAGGAAATACGGGGCCTTATTGCCCGCTTTAAGGTGGACAGGGTTCCTACGGTATATATTGGCGGGGGTACCCCCTCTGTTCTGGGTGCTTCAAGGCTGGATAGGCTTCTGGGTGGTATAGCAGGAATACTGCCCGGTATTCCTGCATCGGCAGGAAGGATTTCTGCTACAGAATGTACCCTGGAAGTGAACCCTGAGTCTGTCCGGGAAGACCTGCTGGAGGTATGCCGGGACCGGGGGGTTACCCGGCTGAGCGTGGGGGTCCAGAGTTTTTACGGCCCTTCCCGGCAGGCAGTACACCGGGCCGGTGAGTCCGGCCTTTTGGATGAACGGCTTTCCATGATAGCAGACTATTTTGGTGACAGTTTTACTGCGGATATTATGTCAGGCCTTCCTTTTCAGGATGAAACAGTATTACTGCGGGATATTGAAAAGCTGGTTTCATACAGCCCGGGGCATATCTCTCTCTACAGTCTGACCCTGGAGGAAGGGACCCCCCTGGTGGCGCACCTGGCGGAATCTGCC from Treponema primitia ZAS-2 includes:
- the lepB gene encoding signal peptidase I, with product MADNRDFFDQLQVFTEGCLSRRQRKRRIRKEKSRAKNPVLDWIEAFLWAAGVVLLINQYLFQAYQIPSGSMIDTLLIKDRIFVNKIIYGPELLPGVFKLPSPIKPKRNDVIIFENPSYISRGPAFDIAQRIIYMLTLSMVDIDKDESGDPKVHFLIKRAVGMGGDRFITENGELNIRFAGEDRWMPEREYNAGRGLKHKLSRLMDEDAYPALKAAGRAAALMDLGLPVSGELSEAAAGVNKLRYPDYLAHERARLELIRGAYPQENRYRTLLARHTQGWYVPPGRILPLGDNRDNSRDGRYFGPVRESKILGKGSLIYWPFRRIGPIR
- the lepB gene encoding signal peptidase I produces the protein MFNKWRKYSYAAQKDQRHQIRWVLVWLLAFFVLYSMLTGFFFSMRVLENETMQPGLRSGDRFVLSSYRIYAFLAERDWIGGELPFKRGNVVLVDMSLRDDPGIARKTLDVLIRFFTLQRLSLFNQKEHYYIKRVIGLPGDEISMTNFVIRVRPAGGNYALTEFELSDRPYVPNIPQVPALWDESIPFSGNMDTRILTEDECFVLSDDRSNTNDSRTWGPVPVDLVAGKLLFRYWPLTKLGRP
- a CDS encoding coproporphyrinogen-III oxidase family protein produces the protein MGDQEASLYVHVPFCASFCDYCDFYSILTSPDDERLNLYVDVVLEEIRGLIARFKVDRVPTVYIGGGTPSVLGASRLDRLLGGIAGILPGIPASAGRISATECTLEVNPESVREDLLEVCRDRGVTRLSVGVQSFYGPSRQAVHRAGESGLLDERLSMIADYFGDSFTADIMSGLPFQDETVLLRDIEKLVSYSPGHISLYSLTLEEGTPLVAHLAESAAKCAVPGAALGAAPGTAGGTVFLPDGDEADRLWLSGRDALEQAGYAQYEVSNFSRPGREGRHNLRYWRMENWLGAGPGASGTLIDDEEGRGIRYTIPADADTWLAGGAAAVNEILDRPTLIQESLLMGFRSLEGPDTALFEKRFHCSLESLILQTLRRWEKRELLAPLKSWERREALALTREGLLFLNTFLAEAFAELDRSLLKKEGSDSA
- a CDS encoding SUMF1/EgtB/PvdO family nonheme iron enzyme, which codes for MFGKKTPTELLSREAPTLAGTLEVPEDQVHLEPILGIRPGVYLAGLFTLILLALLFFIFLFPGLTNPGSLLVLDSEPRGAAVRIDGITLGATPCEVFVSQGSRSVELTLPGFVSRKLDIDAPGRILGSRLFPHRIAIAETLAPTLPLEALFIGASEYAAWSFTGEPTAAYQIPRDLSEGAYRSGPAAADPLLREGMDEILKEAARYASTKAAQRDLLRALFLSGNGGLSPSPLTFTETASGILSYLSELEGAAPWLTETLSPESARSVEGSGWYREAVSFAAALSGKSPVSPVRPLGASLRLDSLSFREIPGGSFIQGTAFPRELTQGSFYIATTEIDSETWEHFLRASPRWGRENRKTLISEGLVSEGYLEEPIYPPYPKPGVPGISWYAAAACCQWLTTLLPPGLREWEVRLPTEAEWEYAAKLGAGDSALPRGTSLEIPQNMIGGLWEWCADYYAPLNYLPGGNTITSPERSLKGGSWINPPGSVGMETRASLAPATSSAFVSFRPVIAPLAAPKAVTQ